One genomic window of Hymenobacter sp. J193 includes the following:
- a CDS encoding ATP-binding cassette domain-containing protein: protein MPAKQHTLEADGIQVQFDNRNVLSGVYLRVQTGQVVALLGANGSGKSTLLQTVFGARVVPDASVRVDGHPVMPAYRQPGLMSYLPQTELWPSGMALASAARLLGVSLEQALVDFPALQKQVVEGSTRAGLSGGTGRLIQTLVLLARRSRFLLLDEPFSGVMPVHIEQLSHCLRAARAHSGILLTDHRYQQVLDVADVVYLLRHGRLQLLAEPRAELRDLGYLPD, encoded by the coding sequence ATGCCGGCAAAACAACACACGCTGGAGGCCGACGGTATCCAGGTTCAGTTTGATAACCGCAACGTTCTGTCGGGCGTGTATCTGCGGGTACAGACCGGCCAGGTTGTGGCACTGCTGGGTGCTAATGGCTCGGGCAAATCCACGCTGCTGCAAACGGTATTCGGGGCGCGGGTCGTGCCTGATGCTTCCGTGCGGGTAGATGGCCACCCCGTAATGCCAGCTTACCGTCAGCCGGGACTAATGAGCTACCTGCCCCAGACTGAGTTGTGGCCGTCCGGTATGGCCCTGGCCTCGGCTGCCCGGCTGCTGGGCGTGTCCCTGGAGCAGGCGCTGGTTGATTTTCCGGCGCTGCAAAAGCAGGTAGTTGAAGGAAGCACGCGTGCCGGGCTGTCGGGCGGAACCGGGCGGCTAATTCAGACGCTGGTGCTGCTGGCGCGCCGGAGCCGTTTTCTGCTGCTGGATGAGCCATTTTCCGGGGTTATGCCCGTTCACATCGAGCAGCTCAGCCACTGCCTGCGGGCGGCACGGGCGCACTCCGGTATCCTGCTCACCGACCACCGCTACCAGCAGGTGCTGGACGTGGCCGACGTAGTTTATTTGCTGCGCCACGGCCGCCTGCAGCTACTTGCGGAGCCTCGCGCCGAGTTGCGCGACCTGGGGTATCTGCCTGATTGA
- a CDS encoding CaiB/BaiF CoA-transferase family protein, translated as MDTAELPLHGLRVLELASVLAGPQVGQFLAELGAEVLKIEAPAGDVTRTWRTAAEATDTTVSAYFACANWGKTSRVLDLTTAPGRAALHELATQADIVLASYKPGDAEKLGADYATLSALNPRLLYGHITGYGPTAPRAGYDAVLQAEAGFMHLNAAAPGQPPQKMPVALMDLLTAHQLKEGLLTALYQRERTGRGALIEVSLWDSALASLANQAASFLVTGQEPQPLGSGHPSIVPYGTVYEAADGVRLLLAVGADRQFQQLCAVLSTPDWSADARFATNPARVAHRAGLEELLGARIAEVGGRALLAELERRAVPAGEVRTVGEALSRAAAQPMLLPPTAEFPHAGLRTVAFRSSAWPTAAALPAPPPLGKQAAK; from the coding sequence ATGGATACAGCTGAATTGCCACTGCACGGCCTACGGGTGCTGGAGCTGGCCTCGGTGCTGGCCGGCCCGCAGGTGGGCCAGTTTCTGGCCGAGCTCGGCGCCGAAGTGCTTAAGATTGAAGCCCCGGCCGGCGACGTCACCCGCACCTGGCGCACCGCCGCCGAAGCCACCGACACCACCGTTTCGGCGTACTTTGCCTGCGCCAACTGGGGAAAAACCAGCCGGGTGCTCGACCTCACTACCGCCCCCGGCCGCGCTGCCCTGCACGAGCTGGCGACTCAAGCCGATATCGTGCTGGCCAGCTACAAGCCCGGCGACGCCGAAAAGCTGGGGGCCGATTACGCCACTCTCTCCGCCCTGAACCCGCGCCTGCTCTACGGTCATATCACCGGCTACGGCCCCACGGCGCCGCGCGCCGGCTACGATGCTGTGCTCCAGGCCGAAGCCGGATTTATGCACTTGAACGCGGCCGCGCCCGGCCAGCCGCCCCAGAAAATGCCCGTAGCGCTGATGGATTTGCTTACGGCCCACCAGCTGAAAGAAGGGCTGCTCACGGCTCTGTATCAGCGCGAGCGGACGGGCCGGGGCGCGCTAATTGAAGTGTCGCTCTGGGATAGTGCCTTGGCTTCGCTGGCCAACCAAGCAGCCAGTTTCTTGGTGACGGGCCAGGAGCCCCAGCCGCTGGGCTCGGGCCACCCCAGCATTGTGCCCTACGGCACCGTGTACGAGGCCGCAGACGGAGTCCGCCTGCTGCTGGCCGTGGGCGCCGACCGGCAGTTTCAACAGCTCTGCGCCGTGCTGTCAACGCCCGATTGGAGCGCCGATGCGCGGTTTGCAACCAACCCGGCCCGGGTGGCGCACCGGGCCGGGTTGGAAGAGCTGCTGGGGGCACGTATTGCTGAGGTAGGCGGGCGGGCACTGCTGGCGGAGCTGGAGCGACGGGCGGTGCCCGCCGGAGAGGTGCGCACCGTGGGAGAGGCCCTGAGCCGGGCGGCGGCGCAACCGATGCTGCTGCCGCCCACGGCCGAGTTCCCGCACGCGGGCCTGCGCACGGTGGCTTTTCGCAGCAGCGCCTGGCCTACGGCGGCAGCGCTACCGGCTCCGCCGCCGCTGGGTAAACAGGCGGCCAAATAA
- a CDS encoding TonB-dependent receptor has protein sequence MLLPIAAPYWLQTNGAVTGRVVDAKGEGLPGVNVLVRGTTNGTQTDANGGYALANVPDNATLVFSYVGFTAQELPLNGRAAVDVTLAEDVKALSEVVVVGYTTQKRTDVTGSVASISGTEIKSLPVTNVQEALQGRMAGVEVVKSSGAPDATASILIRGVSSLNNAPPLYIIDGVRQSGDNINIQDIASVDVLKDASAAAIYGSAAAGGVIVITTKKGKPGQPAINFSARYGVTQPLTLKLLNRDDFIRLKQNIADPVYVGMERTDTLPDTDWTKQIFRDGIEQNYNLSISGGTPQLSYLVSGIYNDQKGVYLNNRSALAGARVNTEYQLGKRIKVGEQLYVWQRRTKPVTITPINPPFRTVPTMAPYTNDPANPYGRNPVGFAGPNLIAQIGTAHIDNTKSNFQGNAFAEITLPLDLSFRTTFGYTYYLENQNYFQDSYNTGAVSAPINSLTKSNAMYSTLLNNYVLSYNHTFGTHAVSALVGYEQIQSEYDALRGSQNAVGGTSYAFLPTSNSITRITPGGYDTNGLIKSTFAQLNYGFNEKYLFSLSARRDGNFTVFGPGNQYGIFPAASAGWRISEEPLIKNALPMINQLKLRGSYGVLGNSNIPPYLFLSTYEYVNAQNFYPGAPPSLGYTQTLIPNPNIKWESVYESNVGIDVEAFNGRYFLTVEWYNKTTEDMLYALPIPLSVGIPSGRFYTNIGSVRNRGLDVVLGTKGTARDFRYTATVTGSFNQNKVLNLDNINSNPIQAGDNSYGNPSYGQQTGQFLTYTKAGLPFGQFYGYKTEGIYQSQEQIEAHPQREGYKANIGDLIYQDVNGDGIISDLDKTILGNPNPKLTYGVNLNLGWKHFDLALLFNGVAGVDLYNGVAPYAQFPFSDGNTTYQVFGASFLGDNQLTSQPRLGVLTPGSNGSPATFATDPNGNYSYVSDYFVEKGNYVKLKNLQLGYTFGDALLQRAKIKSARLYVMANNLFTITNYSGIDPEIGGDVITRGIDAPLQYPHARIYSLGVDLTF, from the coding sequence GTGCTGCTGCCTATAGCGGCTCCGTACTGGCTGCAAACCAACGGGGCCGTTACGGGTCGGGTGGTAGATGCCAAGGGGGAAGGCCTGCCGGGCGTAAATGTGCTGGTGCGCGGTACCACCAACGGTACTCAGACCGACGCCAATGGTGGGTATGCCTTGGCTAATGTACCCGACAACGCCACGCTGGTTTTTTCCTACGTGGGCTTTACGGCGCAGGAGCTGCCGCTCAACGGCCGGGCGGCTGTTGATGTGACGCTGGCGGAAGACGTGAAGGCGCTCAGCGAGGTGGTAGTGGTGGGCTACACCACCCAGAAGCGTACCGATGTAACCGGCTCAGTGGCCTCGATCAGCGGCACGGAGATTAAGTCGTTGCCGGTGACCAACGTGCAGGAGGCCTTGCAGGGCCGCATGGCCGGGGTAGAAGTAGTGAAAAGCTCCGGCGCACCGGATGCCACGGCCAGCATCCTGATTCGCGGGGTGTCGTCGCTCAACAACGCGCCGCCGCTTTATATCATCGACGGCGTCCGGCAATCCGGCGACAACATCAACATCCAGGATATTGCCTCGGTGGACGTGCTGAAGGATGCCAGCGCGGCGGCCATCTATGGCTCAGCCGCCGCCGGAGGCGTTATCGTTATTACCACCAAAAAAGGCAAACCCGGCCAGCCGGCCATCAACTTCAGCGCCCGGTATGGCGTCACGCAGCCGCTTACCCTTAAGCTGCTGAACCGGGACGATTTTATCCGGCTCAAGCAGAATATTGCTGACCCGGTGTACGTGGGCATGGAGCGCACCGACACCCTGCCCGATACGGACTGGACCAAGCAGATTTTTCGCGACGGAATCGAGCAGAACTACAACCTGTCGATTTCCGGCGGCACTCCGCAGCTCAGCTACCTGGTATCGGGCATCTACAACGACCAGAAAGGCGTGTATCTGAACAACCGCTCGGCGCTGGCCGGTGCCCGCGTGAACACGGAATACCAGCTTGGCAAGCGCATTAAGGTGGGCGAGCAGCTGTACGTGTGGCAGCGCCGCACCAAGCCCGTGACGATTACGCCCATCAATCCACCGTTCCGGACGGTGCCCACGATGGCGCCCTACACCAACGACCCGGCCAACCCCTACGGCCGCAACCCCGTGGGCTTTGCCGGCCCCAACCTCATTGCCCAGATTGGTACGGCCCACATCGACAACACCAAGTCCAACTTCCAGGGTAACGCGTTTGCTGAAATAACGCTGCCCCTGGACTTGAGCTTCCGCACCACTTTCGGCTATACCTACTACCTCGAAAACCAGAACTACTTCCAGGATTCCTACAACACCGGCGCGGTATCGGCCCCCATCAACAGCCTGACCAAGTCGAATGCCATGTACAGCACCCTGCTCAACAACTACGTGCTGTCGTACAACCACACGTTCGGAACCCACGCAGTGAGTGCGCTGGTGGGCTACGAGCAGATTCAGTCGGAGTACGATGCGTTGCGCGGCAGCCAGAATGCGGTGGGCGGCACCTCGTATGCTTTTCTGCCTACGTCGAACTCCATTACGCGCATCACGCCGGGCGGCTACGATACCAATGGGCTGATCAAATCGACGTTTGCCCAGCTGAATTACGGCTTCAACGAAAAGTACCTTTTCTCCCTTTCGGCCCGGCGCGACGGCAACTTTACGGTATTTGGGCCGGGTAATCAGTACGGCATATTCCCGGCGGCTTCAGCGGGCTGGCGCATCAGCGAGGAGCCATTGATCAAGAACGCGCTGCCCATGATCAACCAGCTCAAGCTGCGCGGCAGCTACGGCGTGCTGGGCAACAGCAACATTCCGCCGTACCTGTTTCTCTCGACTTATGAGTATGTAAACGCGCAGAACTTTTACCCCGGCGCGCCACCCAGCCTGGGCTACACCCAAACGCTTATTCCAAACCCAAACATCAAATGGGAAAGCGTGTACGAAAGCAACGTGGGCATCGACGTCGAAGCCTTCAACGGCCGGTATTTCCTGACGGTGGAATGGTACAATAAAACCACCGAAGACATGCTCTACGCGCTGCCCATTCCGCTTAGCGTGGGCATACCGTCCGGGCGCTTCTACACCAACATCGGGTCGGTGCGGAACCGGGGCCTGGATGTGGTGCTGGGCACCAAAGGCACCGCCCGGGACTTCCGCTACACCGCCACCGTCACGGGCTCCTTCAACCAGAACAAGGTGCTGAACCTGGACAACATCAACAGCAACCCCATTCAGGCCGGCGACAACAGCTACGGCAACCCTTCCTACGGGCAGCAAACCGGGCAGTTCCTCACCTATACCAAAGCGGGGCTGCCGTTCGGGCAGTTCTACGGCTACAAAACAGAAGGAATTTACCAGAGCCAGGAGCAGATTGAAGCGCACCCGCAGCGGGAAGGCTACAAAGCCAACATCGGCGACTTGATTTACCAGGACGTAAACGGCGACGGCATCATCAGCGACCTGGATAAAACCATCCTGGGCAACCCCAATCCCAAGCTCACCTACGGGGTAAACCTGAACCTGGGCTGGAAGCACTTCGACCTGGCCTTGCTCTTCAACGGCGTGGCTGGCGTGGACCTCTACAATGGCGTGGCCCCCTACGCGCAGTTTCCCTTCAGCGACGGCAACACCACCTACCAGGTTTTTGGGGCCTCGTTTCTGGGCGACAACCAGCTGACCTCGCAGCCGCGCCTGGGTGTGCTCACGCCCGGCAGCAACGGCTCCCCCGCCACGTTTGCCACCGACCCCAACGGCAACTACTCCTACGTGAGCGACTATTTTGTGGAGAAGGGCAACTACGTGAAACTAAAAAACCTGCAGCTGGGCTACACCTTCGGCGACGCGCTGCTGCAACGGGCCAAAATCAAAAGCGCCCGCCTGTATGTGATGGCCAACAACCTGTTCACCATCACCAACTACTCCGGCATCGACCCCGAAATCGGGGGCGACGTGATTACGCGGGGCATTGATGCGCCCCTGCAATACCCACATGCCCGCATTTACTCCCTGGGCGTGGACCTGACTTTCTAA
- a CDS encoding glycoside hydrolase family 97 protein → MRICLLLLLLAARVASAQPASPLTAQQGNVKLTVALDAEGRPTYAVSYRQQSVIKPSRLGMKLAEGPGFDGPLTLLGSETKDVDDTWQPVWGEVKSIRNHYQQLTVHLRQPQAPGRRLDVVFRVFADGVGFRYEFPQQPNLKYFVVTDEVTEFGLTGNHKAFWIPGDYDTNEYPYTTSKLSEVNNAALVQASTAIAVREAPDAQAVQTPLMLKSAEGLYINLHEAALLNYPAMQLHVDPQTYQLTARLVPDATGSKAYLHAPDHTPWRTIIVSDKATDILASKLILNLNEPSKLTDTGWIKPMKFVGVWWEMQTGKSTWNYANRADTLTEAGQLIPHGRHGATTANVKRYIDFAAKNGIPGVLVEGWNVGWEDWFGNWKEDVFDFVTPYPDFNVQELQQYAAGKGVQMIMHNETSGSATDYERRLETAYTFMNQHGYPAVKTGYVGRIIPRGEHHDGQWMVNHYTRVAETAARHRVMVDMHEPVRPTGLHRTYPNWLASEAGRGNEYNAFSDGNRPDHETILPFTRLMGGPMDYTPGIFKLRNYSADATRRVQTTLAKQLALYVTLYSPLQMAADLPENYEKEPAAFQFIKDVPVDWDDTRVLEAEPGEYVTIARQEKGKSNWFIGAITNKKGRATTLKLDFLEKGRKYMATVYADAASADWQSNPEAYQVTKTMVRAGAKLPLRLAPGGGAAISIIVIP, encoded by the coding sequence ATGCGAATCTGTTTATTGCTTTTGCTGCTGGCTGCCCGCGTAGCCTCCGCCCAACCCGCCTCTCCCCTCACGGCCCAGCAAGGCAACGTGAAGCTGACGGTTGCGCTGGATGCCGAAGGCCGCCCCACGTATGCCGTTTCCTACCGTCAGCAGTCCGTCATCAAGCCTTCCAGGTTAGGCATGAAGCTGGCGGAGGGTCCGGGCTTCGACGGGCCGCTGACGCTGCTGGGCTCCGAAACCAAGGACGTGGACGACACCTGGCAGCCGGTGTGGGGCGAGGTAAAAAGCATCCGTAACCACTACCAGCAGCTTACGGTGCACCTGCGCCAGCCCCAGGCCCCGGGTCGGCGGCTGGATGTGGTGTTCCGCGTGTTTGCCGATGGGGTGGGCTTCCGCTATGAATTTCCGCAGCAGCCCAACCTGAAGTACTTCGTGGTAACCGACGAGGTAACGGAGTTTGGCCTGACCGGCAACCACAAAGCCTTCTGGATTCCCGGCGACTACGATACCAACGAGTACCCTTACACTACCTCGAAGCTGAGTGAGGTAAACAATGCGGCGCTGGTGCAAGCCTCCACGGCCATTGCCGTGCGCGAGGCCCCCGATGCCCAGGCGGTACAAACGCCGCTTATGCTCAAATCGGCCGAAGGATTGTACATCAACCTGCACGAGGCGGCGCTGCTGAACTACCCGGCCATGCAGCTCCACGTTGATCCGCAGACGTACCAGCTCACGGCCCGCCTGGTGCCCGACGCCACGGGCAGCAAAGCCTACCTGCACGCCCCCGACCATACCCCCTGGCGTACCATCATCGTCAGCGATAAAGCCACCGATATTCTGGCGTCCAAGCTCATTCTGAACCTGAACGAACCGAGCAAACTAACGGATACCGGCTGGATCAAGCCCATGAAGTTTGTGGGCGTATGGTGGGAAATGCAGACTGGCAAAAGCACCTGGAACTATGCCAACCGGGCCGACACCCTCACCGAAGCCGGCCAGCTGATTCCGCACGGCCGCCACGGCGCTACCACCGCCAACGTGAAGCGCTACATCGACTTTGCCGCCAAAAACGGCATTCCGGGCGTTCTGGTGGAAGGCTGGAATGTAGGCTGGGAAGACTGGTTTGGCAACTGGAAGGAAGACGTGTTCGACTTCGTGACGCCCTATCCTGATTTTAATGTGCAGGAGCTGCAGCAGTACGCGGCCGGCAAGGGCGTGCAGATGATTATGCACAACGAAACCTCGGGCTCGGCCACGGACTACGAGCGGCGCTTGGAAACCGCGTATACCTTCATGAACCAGCACGGCTACCCGGCCGTGAAAACCGGCTATGTGGGCCGCATTATACCGCGCGGGGAGCACCACGACGGACAGTGGATGGTCAACCACTACACCCGTGTGGCTGAAACGGCTGCCCGCCATCGCGTGATGGTGGACATGCACGAACCCGTGCGCCCCACGGGCCTGCACCGCACCTACCCCAACTGGCTGGCCTCTGAAGCCGGTCGCGGCAACGAGTACAACGCCTTCAGCGACGGAAACCGCCCCGACCACGAAACCATTCTGCCTTTCACCCGCCTCATGGGCGGGCCCATGGACTACACGCCCGGCATCTTCAAGCTGCGCAACTACTCCGCCGACGCCACGCGGCGGGTGCAAACCACCCTGGCCAAACAGCTGGCCCTGTACGTGACGCTCTACAGCCCGCTGCAAATGGCCGCCGACCTGCCGGAAAACTACGAAAAGGAGCCGGCCGCCTTCCAGTTTATCAAGGATGTGCCTGTAGACTGGGACGATACGCGCGTGCTGGAGGCGGAGCCCGGCGAATACGTAACCATTGCCCGCCAGGAAAAGGGTAAGAGCAACTGGTTTATCGGCGCTATTACCAACAAGAAAGGCCGCGCCACCACACTCAAGCTGGACTTCCTGGAAAAAGGGCGCAAGTAC
- a CDS encoding RagB/SusD family nutrient uptake outer membrane protein, with product MLKKSAFLVFAALLLGNCTKDPNDIAQPDKYSSGSYPASLAALSGVLTPAYANLRSYELNGFQMLCKDFACSEHTADLAYGGERSWTELALNHLSVGNSYANDLWKGLYTGVKNANAFLDRADFYEKNYMAPSEQQAVNTLRGEAYFLRALYYYHLECFYGEGYIAAGGGNDKLGVPLFSTIPATLEETQKPRASAREVWDFIISDLKKSAELLHGIERTGVDQGRVTEWAAKGLLGKAYVFTQDWTNAKPVLLDVITNSGKALMPFSKYKNAFNAQSGNEFNEESLFEINVDRTTPGYGIFIDGVNANLTTSQGLI from the coding sequence ATGTTGAAAAAATCCGCTTTTCTGGTTTTTGCCGCGCTGCTGCTGGGCAACTGCACCAAAGACCCCAACGATATTGCCCAGCCCGATAAGTACAGCAGCGGCAGCTACCCGGCCAGCCTCGCGGCGCTGTCGGGGGTGCTTACGCCGGCGTATGCCAACCTGCGCTCCTACGAGCTCAATGGCTTTCAGATGCTGTGCAAGGACTTTGCCTGCAGCGAGCATACCGCCGACCTGGCCTATGGGGGAGAACGGTCGTGGACGGAGCTGGCCCTCAATCACCTGAGCGTGGGCAACAGCTACGCCAACGACCTGTGGAAGGGCCTCTACACAGGCGTCAAGAACGCCAACGCCTTCCTGGACCGGGCCGACTTCTACGAGAAAAACTACATGGCCCCCTCGGAGCAGCAGGCCGTGAACACGCTGCGCGGCGAGGCCTACTTTCTGCGGGCGCTCTACTACTACCACCTGGAGTGCTTTTATGGCGAGGGCTACATCGCGGCTGGCGGCGGAAACGACAAGCTGGGGGTGCCGCTCTTCTCGACTATCCCCGCCACGCTGGAAGAAACGCAAAAGCCCCGCGCCTCGGCCCGGGAAGTGTGGGACTTCATCATCAGCGACCTGAAAAAATCGGCGGAGCTGCTTCACGGCATCGAGCGCACCGGCGTAGACCAAGGCCGGGTGACGGAGTGGGCCGCCAAGGGCTTGCTGGGCAAAGCCTACGTGTTCACCCAGGACTGGACCAATGCCAAGCCGGTGCTCCTGGATGTGATAACCAACAGCGGCAAAGCGTTGATGCCCTTCAGCAAGTACAAGAATGCCTTCAATGCGCAAAGCGGCAACGAATTCAACGAGGAGTCCTTGTTTGAGATAAACGTGGACCGCACCACGCCCGGCTACGGCATCTTCATCGACGGAGTGAATGCCAACCTCACTACCAGCCAGGGCCTGATCTGA
- a CDS encoding RagB/SusD family nutrient uptake outer membrane protein — MIDPETKQKSLEMRANKTVDPRLYVCALQPWIDSVSRDGSQYRPVVKCSGIGAGIKPLFQGWSLKKFVTTDNNIFAYSAADGANYYLLRLADVYLLYAEACKNSGDENQALEYLNKVKRRAYDYPINDPSPVDYHSFSDQTSATDENLATNPLYYERWAELFAEGQWWFDVGRWRIGAAEAEFYGNTLPTGGKIEWSEQRSYAWPIPTSELSTNAKMVQNPGY; from the coding sequence GTGATTGACCCCGAGACCAAGCAAAAGTCGCTGGAGATGCGCGCCAACAAAACGGTGGACCCACGCCTGTACGTGTGCGCGCTTCAACCCTGGATTGACTCGGTAAGCCGTGACGGCTCGCAGTACCGGCCCGTGGTGAAGTGCTCGGGCATCGGGGCGGGCATCAAGCCCCTCTTCCAGGGTTGGAGCCTGAAGAAGTTCGTGACGACCGACAACAACATCTTTGCCTACAGCGCCGCCGACGGGGCCAACTACTACCTGCTGCGCCTGGCCGACGTATACCTGCTTTACGCCGAAGCCTGCAAGAACAGCGGCGACGAAAACCAGGCGCTGGAGTACCTGAATAAGGTAAAGCGCCGGGCCTACGATTACCCCATCAACGACCCCTCACCGGTAGACTACCACTCCTTCTCGGACCAGACCAGCGCCACCGACGAAAATCTGGCCACCAACCCGCTGTACTATGAGCGGTGGGCCGAGCTGTTTGCCGAAGGCCAATGGTGGTTTGATGTGGGCCGCTGGCGCATTGGCGCCGCCGAAGCCGAGTTCTACGGCAATACGCTGCCCACCGGAGGCAAAATTGAGTGGAGCGAGCAACGCTCCTACGCCTGGCCTATTCCCACCAGTGAGCTGAGCACCAACGCCAAGATGGTGCAGAACCCGGGGTATTAA
- a CDS encoding DUF6377 domain-containing protein has protein sequence MRLFLVVVLFLIYLLPCRGAAGSLDSLVTELNRTLAHKADYDAQRWSRIGVLTKEFRAYQGNDDAKFALGLSIYNEYKAFKYDSAFAYCLKITRLAEQLHSPPKQQVAKLRLAFVLLSSGLFKETFDALDSIQPSQLSDADKVEYYFIKARAYNDLANFNQDDFYRPGYLTKLLTYADSALQYCRPGSYECLAVQALVTQETGNLQNGIAVFRQIRQLPGLTHHQLAIGASTLANIYSRAGYEDKAFELLLLSAIADVKSATKETVAMSEVANYCYRRGDLANAYAFIKEAQEEATFYKARQRQVQISQFSSIIDGKKIDIIESQRKSQNVYIILVTLLALVVAAFAAVIFGQLRKLRKAGQLIAATILELRERNTEQRLLNQELTQANSALAEANARLAEANKIKEEYIGYYFHHNTQYLDERETLKKKVGTLLSAKQYNGVQQLADSINVKRERSELFKGFDTVFLRLFPDFVGQFNTLFREEDQVHPDEDQMLTAELRIFALIRLGIDDSEQISQMLGYSINTIYAYKTRVKNRALVPKEEFEARIRRF, from the coding sequence ATGAGGCTGTTCTTAGTAGTCGTTCTGTTTCTGATATACCTGCTGCCATGTCGGGGCGCGGCGGGTTCTCTCGACAGCTTAGTAACTGAACTCAACCGGACCCTGGCCCACAAAGCTGATTATGACGCCCAGCGCTGGAGCCGGATTGGCGTGCTCACAAAAGAGTTTCGGGCGTACCAGGGCAACGACGACGCGAAGTTTGCGCTGGGCCTCAGCATCTACAACGAGTACAAGGCCTTTAAATACGATTCGGCTTTTGCCTACTGCCTGAAAATAACCCGGCTGGCCGAGCAGCTTCACAGCCCGCCCAAGCAGCAGGTAGCCAAGCTCCGGCTGGCCTTCGTGCTGCTGTCATCGGGACTGTTCAAGGAAACCTTCGATGCGCTGGACAGCATTCAGCCAAGTCAGCTAAGCGACGCTGATAAAGTTGAATACTACTTTATCAAGGCACGGGCTTACAATGACTTAGCCAATTTCAATCAGGATGATTTTTACCGTCCGGGTTACCTTACCAAGCTGCTGACCTACGCCGACAGCGCGCTGCAATATTGCCGACCGGGCTCTTACGAATGCCTGGCCGTGCAGGCTCTGGTTACCCAGGAAACCGGTAATCTGCAGAACGGCATTGCGGTATTCCGCCAGATCCGGCAGCTGCCGGGCCTGACGCACCATCAGCTGGCCATTGGAGCCAGTACGCTGGCCAACATTTACAGCCGGGCCGGGTACGAAGACAAGGCGTTTGAGCTCCTGCTGCTATCGGCCATTGCGGACGTAAAATCGGCTACGAAGGAAACGGTGGCTATGTCGGAAGTAGCCAATTACTGCTACCGGCGGGGCGACCTGGCCAACGCGTATGCCTTCATCAAGGAAGCCCAGGAGGAAGCTACTTTCTATAAAGCCCGGCAGCGCCAGGTGCAGATCAGCCAGTTTTCCTCCATCATCGACGGCAAGAAAATCGATATCATTGAAAGCCAGCGCAAGTCGCAAAACGTTTACATCATTCTGGTTACGCTGCTGGCTTTGGTAGTAGCGGCTTTTGCCGCCGTCATCTTCGGGCAGCTGCGCAAACTGCGCAAGGCTGGCCAGCTGATTGCGGCAACGATTCTGGAGCTTCGGGAGCGGAATACCGAGCAGCGCCTGCTCAACCAGGAGCTCACCCAGGCCAACAGCGCCCTGGCCGAAGCCAACGCCCGGCTGGCCGAAGCCAACAAGATCAAAGAGGAATATATCGGCTACTATTTCCACCACAACACCCAGTACCTGGATGAGCGTGAGACGCTGAAGAAGAAGGTAGGCACGCTGCTGAGCGCCAAACAGTATAACGGGGTACAGCAGCTGGCCGACAGCATCAACGTCAAGCGGGAACGTAGTGAGTTGTTCAAGGGGTTCGATACGGTATTTCTGCGGCTGTTCCCGGATTTCGTGGGGCAGTTCAACACCCTGTTTCGCGAAGAAGACCAGGTGCACCCCGATGAAGACCAGATGCTGACGGCCGAGCTGCGCATCTTCGCCCTTATCCGCCTGGGCATCGACGACAGTGAGCAGATCAGCCAGATGCTGGGCTATTCCATCAACACCATCTACGCCTATAAAACCCGGGTGAAAAACCGCGCCCTGGTTCCCAAGGAGGAATTTGAAGCCCGCATCCGGAGGTTCTGA